AATTTGAACAACGGCCAGTCGTGCAGCGCGTTGCTGATCACCACGGGAATGCCATGGGGCAGATAGCGGCTCTTGAACTCGGTCACCGACAGCTCGCTGCGCGAACGTCGCTCGACGTTCAATTGAGTCGGCAGGCCGGCGGTGAGCTTTTCACTGAAGCGCGGCGGCGTCGGGTAACGCTTGTTCATGTCGACTTTTTCCGCCACGGCGCCGCCGTGCATCGCATGCTCGATGATCTGCGGCAGCAGGGTCGCCAGGCCCATGTTGCCGCCGATCTTCAGGCGACCGCTGGCGAACAGTTCTTCGACGTTGGCCATGCCGCCCATGATCCCGAGGAAGTCGCGCTCGGCGACTTCGATGGTCACATCAGGGCTCGCGTGTCGGCCAGGCACGGTGCGACTGCTGGCCTTGACCTCGGACCAGTAGGCCTGCTGCGGGCCAAACACGAATTGAAAAACGCCTTCGATGCCGACGGCACCGGCATTGGCGAACAACTTGCCCAGGATGCTCTGCAGGTCCACGGTGAATCCTCATTATTGGTTTTGGCCTGAACAGTTAACGAGCGCCTGTGCAGAGGATTTAGCGAGCACCGACTAATTTGATCGGGCCGCGATCCGTTTCTCTCTACAGACGAATTTTTTGAGGGGAGCGTGGTGACCAAGCTGACTCTGCTGTGCCTGCCGTACTCCGGCGCCAGCGCGATGGTCTACAGCCGCTGGCGGCCGAAAATGCCGCAATGGCTTCACTTGCACCCGGTGGAACTGCCGGGGCGCGGCGCGCGGTTCGACGAGCCGCTGCACACCGACATGCGCGCGCTGGCGATGCAATTGGCCAAGGAATTGCGCCCGACACTCAAGACCCCGTACGCGCTGTTCGGGCATAGCCTCGGCGCGTTGCTGGCCTGCGAGATAGCGCATGCCTTGCGCGTGCTGGGTTGTCCGGAGCCGGTGGCGCTGTTTGCCTCCGGCACGGCGGCGCCGACGATGCGTGCCGATTACGATCGCGGTTTTGCCGAGCCGAAAACCGACGCCGAACTGATCGAGCAGTTGCGCACGCTCAATGGCACCAGCGAGGAAGTGCTGGCCAATGCCGAGCTGATGAGCCTGACCTTGCCGATCTTGCGGGCGGACTTTCAGTTGTGCGGCAAGTTCGAGCCCTTGCAGCGACCGCTGCTCAACTGCCCGGTGCATGTGCTCGGCGGCAAGGCTGACCGCGCCACCACCGAACAGTTGATCGGTTGGAGCAAAGAGACCCGTGGCAGTTTTTCGGTGGACATGCTGGCCGGTGGGCACTTTTTCATCCATGAGCACGAAGCCAAAGTGCTGAAGGTGATCAAGGATCAACTGGATGTGCATCATCGCCGGCATGCCGCCTTCGCAACCGCCTGAACACAGCACGATTCTCCTGTAGGCGCTGCGGCGCGCTGCGATCTTTTAAAATCAAAAGATCGCAGCCTCGTTTCACTCGACAGCTCCTACAGGGAGCTGTACACAAAAAATCCCCGTTCCACCTCCCGCCTGACACTTGTTCTCATTCGCTAATTTTTCCGGTCTGCATTCGTTTTATAGGGACGACGTGCCTTTGTGCTGCCTGCCTACTGATCCGGATGCCAAGAAATGAATGCAGAAGACTCCTTGAAACTCGCTCGCCGGTTTATCGGGTTGCCCCTGGAAAAGCGCCAGATGTTCCTTGCGGCCCTGCACAAGGAGGGCGTTGATTTCGCCCGGTTTCCGATTCCCGCCGGCGTTGAGGCCGAGGATCGTCAGGCGCTGTCCTACGCGCAACGACGTATGTGGTTTCTCTGGCAACTCGATCCGCACAGCGGTGCCTACAACCTGCCGGGCGCGGTGCGTCTGAGCGGGCAGTTGAACCGTCGCGCACTGGAGCAAGCGTTTGCCAGTCTGGTCGAGCGCCATGAAACCCTGCGCACGGTGTTCGAGCGCCAAGCCGATGACAACCTGCTGCAGGTGCCGGCGGCGGCACCGCTGGTCATCAACGTTGAGGATTTCACGGGCCTGCCGGCCGTCGAGCGTGAGCAGGCGGTTGTCCGCGCAGCGGAACAACAATCGGTGTTGCCATTTGATCTGGCGGTTGGGCCGCTGTTGCGGGTGACGCTGCTCAAACTGGCTGAACAGGAGCATGTGCTGCTGCTGACCTTGCACCACATCGTTTCCGATGGCTGGTCGATGAACGTGCTGATCGATGAGTTCATCCGCTGCTACGACGCGTTCGATGGCGGCCAGCAGCCGCAACTGGCGCCGCTGCCGATTCAGTACAGCGACTATGCCTTGTGGCAGCGCCGCTGGCTGGAGGCCGGCGAGC
The sequence above is drawn from the Pseudomonas sp. FP2196 genome and encodes:
- a CDS encoding thioesterase II family protein, whose amino-acid sequence is MVTKLTLLCLPYSGASAMVYSRWRPKMPQWLHLHPVELPGRGARFDEPLHTDMRALAMQLAKELRPTLKTPYALFGHSLGALLACEIAHALRVLGCPEPVALFASGTAAPTMRADYDRGFAEPKTDAELIEQLRTLNGTSEEVLANAELMSLTLPILRADFQLCGKFEPLQRPLLNCPVHVLGGKADRATTEQLIGWSKETRGSFSVDMLAGGHFFIHEHEAKVLKVIKDQLDVHHRRHAAFATA